Genomic window (Rosa chinensis cultivar Old Blush chromosome 6, RchiOBHm-V2, whole genome shotgun sequence):
ACTTAGCTTGTAATTCATGGCCAACCTGCTTCTGCTTTCCATCAACTTTCTCGTACAGCGGATTCTCATACTTCTCAAAGTGCTTCCAGACCCAACTCCTTGAGGTTGGCTTCAATGGCTGCactagtttcttgattttcttctttGCCCTCTTTCTCTTATTCGTTATGGTTGGAGGTTgttattcttctttctctccagATGCTGGCACAATTTCTTTCCCCATTCTCTAATCATCAGTGGCCATAGTCAACTGCTGACAGAGAAGTTTAGGATTTTGGtcgaatgagagattgagaatGGAGAACTGATTAGATATTTAGAGAGAATGAGGGACTGAGAGGCTGCGATGAGAGATTTGTTCACATCATTTCTGGAATTTGGGTCTCTTTTTGCTTGGGTTTGATCGAATTGCTACTTGGGAGTgagaacgagagagagagagagagagagagagagagagagagagtagggttTGATCGAATTGGGAATTTGGTATAGACGGTCGTGTTTAGATAGTTCAGGTTTAGTTTAGGTTTTTACTTGGGTTCATCATCCCCTGAGAAAATCTATGGTAAGCTTGATTCTAGATGAATAATATGCGAACATGTGTCAAAGTATCAATGATATCAGGCTTTCGGGCTTTTTTTCTTGCATTCTCATGGACGGGCCCGAACAGTTTTATAATCGTATCGAGTCGGGCTTTCAataactttcaattttttttaaaatagtcCAGACTGTCTAGTTCGATCCCGGGCCTGTGATGGTCGGGTTTCGGTTTTCCGGGTTAAATGCCCAGCCTTATGGCCTACTTCGGATCCTCCTCATCACCGCCTTTGCCATCCTTAGTCTTGGTCTTCAACCTGGTAGCCGTTGCATAGTTGTTGGAGGCTGTCCGAGCCTGTTGTCATCCAAAACTATATGAATCTCCACAGCGCGGCTCAAGTATTCAGTGAATTTCTGGGTAATAGCCTTCTTAATCTTAGGGTTCTTCTCGTAATTGAGGTGAGATCTCGATGTACTCAAGAGCGTTCATGTATAAAGGAAAGGCCTTTGCGTAGTTTCCAGCATTGTCTTCATGGACGGCTTGCTTAACGTACTCTATTGCCTACTATTTGAAATTGCTATAAATCTTTGGGCATCGCCGGAGCTGTGATCACATGTATGGAATTAAGAATCGCTGCGATCgaatttggaattgaaattagAAAAGGGAAGATGAGGTTTCTAGGGTATGAACAAGAGGAAATCGGAGATCAGAGGGTGATTTTGAAGTGGAGAAACCCTAGATACTGGTTTGGTTAGGTATAAGAGAAATTTAGACTAAAATTTGGCTCTGAGGCGAATTAGAAGTGGGAGAGAAGATAGAGAATGGAGAGATCGAGACGATGACTTAACTCCAAGCAGCCTACCGTTGTTATCACAATTGAACGAGACTGTAGGACTAAGCTAGTCGTAGGAGAGTAAGTTGCCGGTGAGAATTTCTCCGGCGAGATGGTTGCTGCAAGTGGAGGCCATCAGAGGAACAATGTGGATTTGCGTTTTGTGACCGAATCACATAttttgagtgagagagagagagagagagagagagagagagagagagagagagagagagagtaaactTAAGAGCGCCAAAGATCTCTCTCAATTAATGCAGGAAATGAAAAGCAAATACAATGGCTTTTACATTTTTTTATACTTTAACAAACAAAATGCAAGGACTTTATGTGTTCTTGGCATTATCCCCAAACTAAATGCAAGGACTTGTATGATTCTTGGTATTATCAAAGAAAATGCAAGGAATTTGACTCCTTGCATATAAACCCTTTGCATATACCCAAATGTGTTGTAGTGCATATAGGTAGATTTTCTCACCATATATATCTCGATTATTTATACATACAACAGAAGAAACCTAATCCATAAatttatatctcttacttaggtacATATCTCGAATCTAATAATTAAAGAACATTAATCCATAAATGTGTATCTCTTACTTATGATATACCTATAATAGAAGAAAGTTAATTCGTAAATTTATATCTCTTACTTTTTATCTCGACTTATTTATACCTACAATAGAAGAAAACTAATCCGTAAATTTATATTTCTTACTGAGGTACATATTTCGATTATAGTAATAGAaaaacattaatatatatatatatatatatattttttgaatgaTGAAAGAACTTCATTGATCAGGTAAGATGATTACAGTCATAGATAAGTGTATCCAACACAGACGTTGGAGCATGGTTTTGCCAAATATTGTCCTTATTGGAGTCATAAGCTAAACTAGCAAGTCTGTGAGCAACACAATTGGTGTTTCTAGGAGTGTAAGCAACGTTCGATCCTGAAATGGTCTTCAAACATGCTTGAATATCAAAGATCAAGCTTCTGTGTTCCAAAAGATCCAATTCGTTGGCTGAAATGGCTTGCACTGCTAGTAGACAATCACTTTCCAAATCAACATTAGTAACATGTAGCTGTTGAAGTAACTCAACATCCTTCTGTATTTCTAGTAGCTCAACTTGATGTGCAGAGGAAACATGGTCAAGATGATGTGAAAAGCCAGCAATGAAATCACCTGCTGCATTTTGTAAAACACCTCCAACACCCCCAATATTAGAAGATGGCAGAAAGGCACCATCTACATTCAATTTTAATCTATTCTGCGACGGTGGCCTCCAATACCGTTTCTTTTGGGATCTTTGCTCATAATCTCGAGTGCCTTGAGCAGCAATATACTCTTCATACCACACTAAACTACTCAAGAGTAGGGTTTGAGGTGGCATTGAAGCTTTAGACCATAACATGGCATTTCTGCTTTTCCAAATAGCCCAGATCACCATGAGTAGTTTAGCAAAGATACTAGCCCGTAGGGTAGCTGCCATTTCAAGCATCCAATCTTTAAAAATAAATCCTGGTAAAACATGTACCTTAAGATTAAAAGGTGGTGCTGCAAGTAAAGTGGCTGTTCCTCGACATTCATAGAATACATGAATAAGATCTTCCAACGGGTGCTTACAGGACAAACATCTTGTATCACCCTGAAAACCCTTAGTGAGTACCCTTGCCTTAGTTGGTAACAAATTGTGACATGCCCTCCAAACACATATCTTTACTTTTCCAGGAACATTGGCTTTCCAAATACTATTCCATAGAGCTTTAAACGGGTCACCATTAGAAGATGAGGCCAACGTTTCACTAAGTACCTTGTCTCGAGCAATCCAATAAGCTGTCTTGACTGAGAAGAAACCTTTTTTCTCCGGCTTCCATGTGAGTTGATAAGCTAGTTGGCTTCTACTAATATGAATACATTTGATCTTTTCCACAGTATCATGTGTGAAAAGATTCTGTAGTACTGGGGTGAGCCATGTGTGTGTGTCTTGACAGATGAGTTCATCAATAGTTTGAAATTCACAATTATTTGGTTGAGAGATCATGTACCTCTTACTTAATATGTAAATGTATTAACAGTTCGAGTTCATCAACAGGACAAACAGTTTGAGTTCATCAACAGTTTGAAAAACATTAATATGTAAATGTATATCTCTTAATTAATTAGGTATGACAACAGTCCGTGTGTCGGATACTTGTGcccgtagtgatggaattagGTCAAGGAAGAGGACTGCATCGCAGCTTTGCCTTGGGAGTCTCCCAGTGGGTGATAGTATTGACACTCGCGGGGGTAAGAGGTCTCAGTTTGATGGTGTGGCGCGCTAGAGGTCCACAAGTAGGAATTCCTAGGGTTCTCTTGATGAGGTTGCTGGGGGTCTCGCGCGCACCCTTGGTGAAATTGGGATCACATATGGAGCTATTCCACACATGGTTGCTGATTTGGGGAATTGTCATCTGGATCGCAGCCGTGTGAATGCGGATGATCCTTGCCTTGGGTATCGGGAAGCACAGGAGAGGTTAATGAGGGTATGTATCGTGACCCCTTTATATGCTTTCATTGCCTTTGTCGTCTGTGGATGCTCTAATTTGGTTGTGTGTGATGTAGGCTGTGAACATGAATTATCAAGCCTCGGCTGAGTTGCTTGCACATTTTGATAGGGAGATAGCCCGGCTGCAGGGTGAGCTAAATGCTGAGAGGGAAAGAGCACGCGAGCTCGAGGATGCAGTGGATCGCGAGGAGATTAGGCGAGTGATTGATGATGGGATCGCGAGGAGGATGGAATTGGAGCGATCACTGGCAATGGAGGAGTCTCGTCATTGGGAAGTCGAGAATGTTGTTGCTCCACTGAATGAGGTAAACCTGGATCTGACAGGTAAGTTGCAACAGGCTGAGGTTAGTTTGAAGGCCTTAGAGGAGGTCAAGGTTCAAGTAGGCGTTGCCAAGGAGCGTTTACAAGAGTTGGCGAGACAAGTCCGAGAGCGCGATGCAGCCTTGGAAAGTCTGGCTCCCTACCCAAATCGTGTGGTGGAATTGGAGGGACAGGTTGGTACTCTGCAAGGAGAGGTTGACCGCTTGCGAGTCATTGAGCTCCAAGCAGGCGAGAGGGAGGCAGAGATGGAGTGACTGAGGAAGGAGTTAGCTAAGCAACAGACTCAAGCCGGTGACTTAGCTGAGAAGTGCCTTCGGCTGCGTGCCGCTGTTGAGACCCATGTTGATAAGCTTAAGAAGGCCAAGCGAGATGGTGCGGACACAATGGTGGATTTCTATCTCCAATCAGCGCCCTTTCAAGAGAAGATGAATAAAGCCTTCTCGGATGGAGCCTTATACTCGATTCGTGAAGATATTGCCGCTGGCTGGATTGATCAAGAGAAGATGGTCCTCGATATGCATTAGAAGAAAGCGGTGCGAACGAAAGCTAGTGCCGCTAGTGGTGGGCGGAGCCCTGGGATTGTGATCCGTGAGCCAACTGCTGTAACAAGGCATGTCTCGAGCCAGGATGGCGATCGCGGTGTGGAGGGAGCTACAGGAGAGCAAGGGGAAGCACGCATGGATGCCGAGGGCGAGTTGCACGGCGAGAATGTTGGGGAGCAAACTGGAATGGAGGAGCGAAACAGAGTGGAGGAGCAGGCACGCAGTGCCGAGGGCGAGACCTAGTGTCTCTATAAATGCTTTAGATTTTATTGAGACATTGACAGATTGGTCAGCTTTTTGGAATATCCATTTTGCGTTGGGAATATGGGAAATTTATTGGAATGTTCATTTTTTTGGCCAATAGTCCCCCGTGCGTTGAATATATTTATTGCCTTGTCGGTTTTGTGCCTTGTCATTATTGCAGGTCATTAAAGAGGTGTGACGATTGGTCGTCTGGAGACTGTTAGTGGTAGTGATTTtcccctataaatagatggAGTGAGGGGGGTGAGTTGATCATATTTTCAAcatggctctctctctctctctgcttgtCATTGTGCTTCTGCTTCTGAAATCTTTTTTCCCCCTTCGGTAGTTTGCTTTTCCAGAATTCTgggctttatagcttaatctcaGGCCTGGGTAATAGGCTTTATAGCCTAATCTCAAACAGACCCGGCATCGCTTACCCTTGGCAGGTTGAGCAATCGGTGCTCCTACGAAACTGAGTTTCCAAAGCGAGAAACCCAAGGACACAGGTTGCTGGTGGTGTGGTGGTGCTACAACGATGGGGATCACGTGGTGATAGGGTGGAGAGTGGCGCCGCCCCCCAGTCTTTCCGACCAGAGGTTGACAGGCACGTCGATCTTCCAATTCAGTGATCTTCTTCCAGAGCTCCACAAATTCCAAAGAATCAGACCTAGCCGGAGGGATCTCGAAGATAAATACTGTGTCTCGCACTCGTGTGCTATGTTGTACTGCTTTTATATTAAGATGTAGCATTTTCATGGAGTATATGTATCGCATTTGTATAAAGGATATATTGGTGTATCTCTATTGGCCGCAAAGCCTTTGTAGTGTTCCTGTGTATGCCATTCTAGAATAAATATTTATCGCCTTTCACTAAGCTATCACCTTTCATTTTTGTACTTGCCTTTCATTGTGTTATAATGGTCATTGGGTATCGCCTTTCATGGTGTTGGATTATTTGGGAGTGTTGAGCATTATTTTGCGTGTATCGCATTTGGTGATGGTTTACCATCATTGGCGCATTTTGAAGTTGCTTATCACGGCGTGGCGTATATCGCCATTTATTCGTTCATTTTGATACCGCGATGTGTGGCGTAACACTCACGTTCAATCATTCTATATCGCGGTGTGTCGCGCATCGTTGACATGCATTCATGTCtaaaacattcattcatttgcgGCGATGTATCACGCGGTGTTGCCATTCATTTCGTTAGGCGTTGAGCATATTCATTCAACGCGACATATCGTATATCGTTGGCATTTATTCATTCATTGTCACGATGTGTCGCATAtcgttgacattcattcatgTCGAAAACATTTATTCATTTGGCGGCGGTGTATCACGCGGTGTTGCCATTCATTTCATTAGGCGTTGAGCATATTCATTCATCGCGACTTATCGCATATCGTTGGCATTTATTCATTGAACATTCTTTCGTGGTGATGTATCGAATATTAACATTCATTGGAAACATTCATTCGTTTGATCGCAAGTGGCAGCGCAAGGGTTTGCGAGGGACAACATTGTTGCTATATCAGCAGAACCGGCCGTAAGCGATATCACATTGATAATAATAAACGCGTAGGCAATAAGTTGGGATTGCTATACATCATGCCCACGCTTGTTGCATGTAATTATAGTAGCCGGCGTGGGGCCTATGGCGATAACGATATGGGATTACATTTGACCAATTATAAGGTCGGGTGGCGATAATCGTTAGCATTCGTTTAGTGCAATTGACGAGTAAAGAAAATGATAGAGCATTTCATTTGTTGCCCAACGGCATGTCATTCATTGCTGCACGAGGGCAGTTGCAAAATACATTGAAATGAAAGGGGGGTGCTTACATTTGCATGGGGAGGGGCAACGGTGAGATGGAGATAGAGAAGAGGCAGTGTCACGTCCTATTTGGGATAGTAGCGGAAGTGTTGGGCATTCCACGGATATGGGTGAGTGATACCATCTGCTCCCTTCAGGTAGAAGGTAGAGGGTCCAACGGCCTCAGTGATCTCATTACGGTTCTTCCCATGTGGCCTTTAGTCCTGTTGGAGTTGGCATTCTTTCTTTCATCACCTAGTCCCAGACAGAGAGAGAGCGAGGCTTGACCCTTGCATTGTAGTACCTGGCGATACGTTGCTTGTTGTTGATATTGCGAATATGGGCTTGCTCTCGGCGCTCTTCCAGGAGCTCAGAGTTGAGGTTCAATCTTTCCGAGTTGGTGAGGGCATCGAAGCATGCAACTCTATCGCTCTGGACCTCTTGCTCGACTAGGATCACTGCCTCGGTGCCAAAGGACATGCAGAAAGGGGACTCGCCATTGGCTTCTGTGGGGGTCGTCCACTCGTCCTTATCGCCCACAGTACCTCGGGTAGTTTCTCTACCCAGAGACTCTTGGCGTCATCCAGCCTCTTCTTCAAGTTCTGCTTGATGATCTTGTTGACTGCCTCAACCTGGCCATTTGTTTGTGGGTGCGCGGGGGAGGCATATCGGATCGTGGTGCCATATTGGCCAACGAAGTCCCTGAGTGTATTGTTGTTGAACTGGGCACCGTTATCTGTTATGATTATTTCATGATTCCGAATTGGCAAtaaatgttcttccagaggaaatTGATGACCTTGGCGACTATGATAGTGACTAGGGTCTCGGCTTCGACCCATTTAGTGTTGTAATCCATAGTGACAATGGCAAATTTTAGTTGTCCTGGTGCTGTTGGGAATTTTCCAATGAAGTCCAGCCCCCACTGGCAGTATGCCTAAGGGGCTATAATGATCGAGAGCGGTACCAATGGTGCAAGGGAGGAGTAAACCtataaatggaccggatttggatcggattgacctaaatccaaatccgtttacttcaaaaaaaattcgatccaaacctgctccgttaacccggcggatcattgatagttCGATCCAAATCCATATCCTctggattaacggatacccgatccgctaatccgacccgtttataatttcaaatattttaaaattttaaatagtaatattaaatttatatcattatacctcatagatattaataaaatattaaaacaatatgaaaagtatcaccaaaagtagaattatgttatcaaaattcttaatgcttctttGAATCTTGGGTGATGAactgtcccttagatttctgcaaaaaatttgtattacaaattcttcatattttatattttatattatatatatatatattaaaaataataatatattaataaaaaataatattttattattataaaaacTGGCCGGATCATTAAtagatcggatcgacctaaatccgtatttgattcgttaaataaacgggttaacggattcagatcattaacggatcaacgtatcaaaattttcgatccaaatccggtccatttacaggtctagtgGGGAGTTGGCGAATTGATGGCACTTAAGGCATGCGCTAGCGATACGCTTTGCGTCTTGCTCAATCGTGGGCCAATATTACCCTATACCAAATGCCTTGAATGCCAGGTTTCTCGTGCCCGTGTGATTGCCACAAACTCCACTGTGCAGCGATAGCGGGACTCGCTGCCCCTCCTCGAGGGAGATGCACTTCAATAGTGGGAAGGACCTTGTATACTGTTGCCCTCCTGCGGAGCCTAGTGGCGATGGTCCAGTTCAGTGGCTCGATATGCTTAGTTAGATAATCAATGAATGGGTCCATCCATGAGGGTGGGCGCTGGCTCTCCGTAAGGAATATTTCTGAGAATGGCTTGTCTATACTCGGTTTATCCAGGACCTCCAGCTTGAGGCTTCCCATATCGATGTTTGGTGGCGATGTTGCCAGCCTGGCGATAGCGTCCGCCTTGCTGTTCTGTGCTCGGGGGATCAGAGTGATTGTATGGCTGGTGAGGCATCGCTAGATTAGAGCCTTGGCGAGTGATTGGTAGTGAGATAAATGTGGTTCTTTAGCTTGGTAATCGTCGCCGATTTGGTTTACCACAAGTTGGGAATCGCTGAACATTTCCAGTCTCGTGACTCCCAATTCCTTTGCTAGCTGTATGCCAGCGATCAGCGCTTCATACTTGGCTGCGTTGTTTGAGGCCTTGAACTTGAATTGCAGCGCATACTCATATGTGTGTCCCTTTGGGTCTGTCAAGACTACCTCGACCCCACTGAGCTTACTGTTAGAGGATCCGTCGATGTGGAGAGTCCATTGTGGAGTGGGGTTGGATTCCAATGCGATCTCATCCGAGGGTTCGTTGTCCTTGCGAGGTATGAATTCAGCAATGAAGTTCGCAGCAGCCTGCCCCTTAATAGTTGTGCAAGGTGTGTAAtgaatgtcgaactcgctgagttcGATGGACCATTTAACTTACCTGCCCGAGGATTCTGGTTTTTGGAGGACCTGTTTCAAAGGCTGGTTGGTCAAGACATGTATGGTGTGCGCCTGGAAATATTGTCGCAGTTGCAGGGCAGCCGTGAGGAGCGCTAGGGCGAATTTTTTGATATTGGAATACCTGGACTCGGCATCGTTAAATCCCTTACCAGTGTAGTAGACTggaagttcatcattgttctcGCGCTTGACCAGGGCAGCGCTGATTGCCGTAATCGATACTGCAAGATAGATGTACAAGACTTTTCCTGGGACGGGTTTGGAAAGAGCGGGTACTGATGCCAGGTAGTCTCGGATGCCCTGAAAAGCCTACTCATGCTCGGGCCCCCAGTTGATTTTCTTAGTGTAGTGAGTTTTAAGTAGCTTAAAGAAGGGAGCGCATTTGTCGGTTAAGCGCAATATGAACTGGGCGAGGGTGACGACTTTTCCAGTGAGGGATTGTACCTCATTCCTTGTCTTTGGTGGTGTCATATTGAGGATTGCTTGAACCTTCTCGAGGTATGCTTCGATGCCTTTTTCGCTGACTACGAAGCCTAGGAATTTGCCTCCAAGCGCGCCAAACACGCACTTGTCTGGGTTGAGTCGCATGCCATACTTGAGTAGGATGTCAAAGACGATGCCCAGGTTCTTGACTTCGGCCTGGATGGCTTTGTTCTTTTCTTCCATGAAGGCCCTTCTTTTCTATCTAATCGGGGGAACAACTGGTGAAATGGTGAGTTTGTGCGTCAGCAGTTCCGACGATAACCCTAGAATGTCGACGTACGACCATGCAAAGACCTCCTGTCGGGTCTTGGGAAAGGCGATTAACTCTGTTTGGAACTGTGGATCTGTTTTGGACATGATCTTGACTTTTCTTTCTGGGTGTGTATCAGATATGGAGACCGATATCAGATCCTCCAAAGCATCTGGTTTTGGGTGCTTGAGTTTGCgtttatcttctttctttttgttgcaTGTGTCAGAGGCATCTTAGGCCTCAGGATCTTCCCTTGGGTCGTCGGGCTTGTCAAATGGAGAGGGTAAGTCGGTGGTTAGGAGTACCTCTCGCCTGCCATAACCCTTTACGACAGCCAAAGAGTTGCATTGTCTCGCTACCTCCTGATCTCATCGAATGGTGAGGATGCTGCCTGGGGTGGGTATCTTCATCATTATCATGTGTCCTGCCACAAAGCACTGGAGTCCCCAGATGGCGTCTCGCCCTAGGATGATGTTATAGGAGGAGAGGCAGTTGACAACGATAAAATGTGTTGTCATAGTGGCGATAATGCTGCCTCCGCCAAGTGTGATCCGCAAGTTGTCGAATCCCAAAGGCTGTGTGATTTCTCCTGCAAAGCTGATGAGGGGCTTGTGGTCTTGGGTGAGTTTCTTCTTGTCTCAATTGAGGCCTTCGTAGCAGTTGCCAAACATGACACTGACCACTGCTCCGCTATCGACTAGGACTCGATGGCATCGATAGTGGTCGATGACCATGGTGATCAAGAAGGGGTCATTGTGATGCTTCTTTATGGTGTCCTCGCAGCGGCTAAAAGAAATTGAGTCCCACTCTACCTGTTGGGTGTGGTAGCCATGGTTGAATCCTAACACCTCCTGGCCCCGAGGGAATTGGCGCTTCCGTGCATGATGAGTCTCAGGTGCTCTTGGGGCGCCGCCATGTATGGTTAGGATCTATCCATAGACTTCGATGGTGTTGGCTCCCATTGCGGGAGTACGATATTGGGAGAGCTGGCCGCTCTGAACTAGATGCTCAATGGCATTTTTCAGTGCCCAGCAAATATTAGTGGGGTGGTTGGGTTCCTCATGGTATGTACAATATTTGCTGTTATCTCACGGTTTGGCCTGGCCAGGTCTGCGTCGCGGTGGGTGCGGGATGATGTCCTTGTGGCTATTCCAGATCTCCTCATATAAAGAAGTGAGGGTAGTGTAAATCTCGTATCGGGGTGTCTCGAATCTCTAGTTATCCTTGTACCGGGTACAGCCATATGGCTCATCGCGATACCGACTACTGGATGAATTGTACTTTGGTTTCTCAGGGCTCTTTCCGTACTGCTCGTCCCTCCTATCGTTGTAGCCTTGTCGCTCTCGTGGGGTTCAGTCATTATGTTGGGCAGGCTTGTCAGTATCTTTGTTCCTGCTATCAGAGGTTCCGACATGGTTGTTCACTTGGGGTACATTGACTGGATGCGCATTGGCGTTGGTATCGCTACCAAAGGTGTCATATTCTGCCTGTACAAAAGCGATGGAGGCATCAAGGAGGTCATCATATGTTGCAGGAGTATTGGTGTTGATTTGCAATAGGAAGTATCCCGGCTGGAATGCCTGCTTGAATGTCGATGCAGCTAGGGCTGGGTCAAGGGAACGGCGGACGAAGTTCCCTTTTGAATGTCATTTGGCACCGAGGCAGTGATCCCGGTTGAGCAGGAGGTGCAGAGAGATAGAGTGGCATGCTTCGATGCACTC
Coding sequences:
- the LOC112171360 gene encoding uncharacterized protein LOC112171360 translates to MGSLKLEVLDKPSIDKPFSEIFLTESQRPPSWMDPFIDYLTKHIEPLNWTIATRLRRRATVYKVLPTIEVHLPRGGAASPAIAAQWSLWQSHGHEKPGIQDNGAQFNNNTLRDFVGQYGTTIRYASPAHPQTNGQVEAVNKIIKQNLKKRLDDAKSLWVEKLPEVLWAIRTSGRPPQKPMASPLSACPLAPRQ